atattgatTATAGCTACTCGTCTGCCTATTTCTTGTAAGTACTTGCTCATTTCATCACAATACGTAGTTTTTCCACTGCCAGGTGGTCCAATGATGACCTGACCATAAAGAGGCATGTTTGGTAAGTTAACTTTTTACATCAAATAGGATAAGACTTGTTGTATAGCTCTTAAAGTTctgaagttattattatttatcataagagaaataattgttttgcaATCGACGTTTAATCCTCGCATTAAACTAACAATATTTGAAGTTTGCGTATCGTCGTCTCGGCCAAATAGCACTCTAACatacacaaaaaattatttaagaattaagattaaatatagattaatttttgaaatttaaaacttaaaatcttACTTAATGTCGTATCCTTGATCTTCTGATGAATAACAATCTGGCTTGACTAAATACAATGTTCctagttttgaattttgagtAACCGCAATAAAAATAGTGTCCCTGTGAATTATACAGAGAGTTAGCATGTGCTCAATTTTATCGTCAAATGTAAATCACGAATCAAATATTACTCGAAAACCGACACCACAAAATCTGTGTGCACACCGTCCAGTAGAGCTGCTACAGTTTTAAAGTTCATTTTGCACAACTGGCATTCTAAAACTCACGAAATAATagagtaaaaatatacttttttttgcaatatacTCGGCGAATTGGCACTGACGCTATAATCGgaaaaattcaacaattaGATCTAATAACTAAACACTAGACTACTAGAACCATAGATAAAAGATTAAGACTAGACTAGAACATCTAAAGAACCGGGTGctcgaaaatttcaagttaaaattcaggtacaaaatattttaatgatattaggCGGCATCGAGTAAGgataaaaacagtttatatcaatatatcatagcaaaaaaaatatttgttggacttggaataaacaacaaattacATAATCATTGACCgctgaatttaaatatgtatttaaatttttcttttcgtttaatattttaaattttaatattagtttagtattaactattaatataaataaccatGGAACCGAGAAGGCTACATCACGGCTATACAGAGTGTCCCGCAAGGATTTACCTATTgtgatatctcctgaaataatagagatataataattctggttttttaataagattcacagggacaagaactacaaatatttcatgttttaatttatttttatattttggtaaaaaagtttaaaaaaatgtatttttttatttaattctttaaaaaaaaaattgaaaatggccattttgtagagttttttttctgaaaatattgacgttttaacatattaatttcatcaatttcctgatttttaatattctttcgaatttcgaaaaaactgcgaaattattattatgtttatgtcttGCCAAAAAATGggacaagataataatatcgaaacattaaattaggtatttaaattgcgGACTATGCCATACTCAAATTACCAAcaatccataaaatattaactattacgtatttatacgtTGGCGGACAAaacatctttttttattaaattcaaagtagacaaaatacatttgttttatctatttattataatttttatgatataaccgtatttaatactaggtataacaaaaatgtacatattgatattttgtacaatagttattaacttaatttaaaaatttaacaatgttgaagaaataaaatatgacgtttATTGCGAGCCACACTGAAACCCGTTCGCCAGCCGTACGAGCACGCGGGTCACATATTTGAAACAATGATACCACTATGACACTatcctattaaataattcacagttttttcgaaactagaaaaaatattaaaaatcaggaaattgatgaaattaaaatgttaaaacgtcaatatttttagaaaaaaaaaactctacaaaatggctatcttcaatttttttttaaataattaaataaaaaaatatattttttaacttttttaccaaaacatacaaataaattaaaacatgaaatatttgtagttattgtccctgtgaatcttattaaaaaaccagaattataatatctccattatttcaagaGATattgcaatgggtaaatcctcgcgggATACTCTGTAGATATTTACAATAGtatctttatataattattataataatacaatttacaaatttacaataaaatattttaatcacgcCTTTTTCTTATTTCATGAATGTTATGACTTACAGCTGTTAAAAAATCTAACCCAGGAATCAGGATGAGTAATgtttaaattggtttttaaaaactgaaacaTGGACACTTCATAAAGCTTTTTTTTGAACACCTCTAACGAATAAGATTAGAGTGTTCTTTGTgagaattaaacaaaaatcccATGTATAGAACCTGCAAAGGGTAGTATTTTTTGTTCGAATTaactaatttcattttaaatgtaaacttgTTTGTAAAACtgcgaaataaaataaaattcgaaaGCAAACGTATAAACGCGTAATCTTACAATGTAatccaacaaaataatttgcttaaaaaaaatgtgggccgcaattcagaaaaaaattttaccacGGGACGCAATTAGTTGTCACTCCAAAATctttatgaaatattcattgataattataattgataagtgAGAttctgataatttataaatgtacccAAAGCATTGTACTATATACTCATTGCAGCAACTTAAAATGTGAGTACCTAATCTatcaattaacatttaacactagtttataagttacaataatacagtccattttttaaagaattttaactgaccgacaaaaaaaaaattctcaaaataaataatcaattatagaattatttcatGCTCacctagtttttaaaaataaattcaactagGCGACATAAATATCatctaatttattagtttaaaattcactgtatatattaatcaaactGAAATTCGTATCTTTAAAGTCTACTTAGTACTTACTAGAAGTGGTGTAGTGGAGGATATACGCGGGTATACGGCGTATAACCAAAACgctaaaattcttaaatgcgTACaggaaagaaaataaaacaaatacgcGGGTATACGGTCGTAACTTTTTGGATGATAACCATATTACCacagtttattaataatatacttataatttgaacatttctcattacttttttttattctcataaTTCCAAGAGAATTGGTGTAccagaataattaattatgattaattataaaattataagaaatagaaaaattttaaattgttcaaacgacaaaacaaatatttaaaattaaattaatattatgaattatgatgacggtaatatggtatataggtataagacatgaagaaaattaaatacaacaattgGGCCgcagatttttattaaatacatctgtACTAGTACAAGGaatgagaaaataataataatttcataataataaatgaatgaaGAAATACAGGaattaaatgtacttataaaaacattgctAGTTACTATAAAGCAGAATTTGAACGGGGAtttagtttaatgtttaatgaacataatatgtttagatCTAagaactaaattgacaataagaaatataacaaattttatatttatcaatataaatgctAAGGCATTCAAATGTAAGGACCCATAgtgatctaaaattaaaaacagttaacgaatttttcaaaaaagctactattaattatatagtgttttttCGCTGGACaaagtatagactatagatttaattttatatattaaatatgtattatctatttaaattaatatatatatatataatatattaaattaaattagttaagcCGTATTTAGATTTGGTGGTGCCTATAGGCGCAACTAGGGGAGGTCTTGGGTGGGCTTACCTCACCCTGCAGTTTTGTCTATAGCCCACTcagttttatatgttattaatactaGTGGTGTAGGAGCAAAGTCCCCACGTGTAGCTGATATAAATTTAGCCTACCCAGAAATAGACCTCTAGTTGCGCTTATGGTGGTGCCTTTAGAAAATTACAGTATCTGCCCCACTTCCTCACCAATGaccaatatacataaaaaaaaaaaaattggggaATTCAATTAggataaaaaactatttcgaagtatacattatataattgtatagtaaattatctataatactgAATACTGATAAAATGCTGCAAGAACATAgcataacaattttaagttgATAGCttgttattcaataattataatttttttttatacttaagaattttaatttcatgcattaaattttaaaactttaaaagaaattagaaGACAATTATACAGTGGCATTACAGTCTGTACTTACATTCTAGTATTctacttaataatacttatatagtttttaaattaaatttgattaattaagcGCTCCAGAATCGTGCCATTTAACCATACACTATGAGCAATatgttatactatacattatatttatttataattataatccaaTAATCGCGATAATAaacgaaaatacaaaaattttaatttatcataattaaatttggcggtcaatgataatatggttatttatttattttaagtcaaatataatatttttcttccaTGATATGGATATTAACTGtatcaatgataaataataattgataattatttgagATTATACTACGGATTCACCATGCGGCATTCTGTAACTTGTAAGAGTAACGAGTAACTGTTGACTGTTGTCATGTCTTCTACTACCACGATTTAAGATATCTTAAGCCGTGTTTACTCATATTGTTTATTCTTCTACTCAGTCTACTCCtatttagaaatgtatttacatCCGATGTGTTAATGGccttttcttttaattaattatctatgtgatttttaacaatagaATTCAGTTCCATTTTTAAGGTAAGACTAAAGTATAGGTAGTATAGGCTTAGATAACTATTTAGTTTAggatcaaataaaatgtttcaaaaataaatttattttccaaaaacaataatcattcagattattttgtgtataattttttatttatttttagcattttaattattttaggtcattaattatttaactttttttgtagATGGGGAAAGTTCACCAAAGCCGAATAATCAATGAAACCAAAAACAAATTAGCAGCTAAAATATCAGAAGCAGCAAATGTATTGTTACCTGAAAATTCTGGGTATTAcacttcataaatatttatacatttgaacattttatcataaattgtttCTGTTTTGATTTGATTAAATCAATTCaacatacctaattattttaaattaaattattggttcTTCTTTAAAGTTATATCATTGCTGAACCTGGAgagaaaacaacaaaaattactCAAACACAGCTATCAAATTCTGTCGATGTGACTAGTGCTAAAAAACATTTCGATTTACAACTTGATTTTGGTCCGTACGAGTAAGTTTGTAGTATccttttgaatatataaatataaaattaaaatgtattgttttagtaTTGACTACTCATTAAATGGTCGGCAGTTATTAATTGGAGGACGAAAAGGCCATGTTGCTGCTATGGATTGGATTACAAAACATTTGATGTgtgaaataaatgttatggAAGAAGTTTATGATGTCAAGTAAGCCAATAgtaactgtaaatatttttaaaaaactattttaaattatcactgATAAGAAAATGCCTTACCTTTCATGTGTTttactaatgtataatatataatataacattttgttttctttgttttaatttttaatattataacttataacctattataaaatttaaatgtaagaatattatcttaagCATGTTTGGTGAGTTGTAAAGTACAGTGGAACCTTGATTATCTGAGGTAATGGTGGGGAGGGGATTATACAGATAAATGAAAACCACAGTTAATCaagactttttataataatgaaattttgaaaatttttatttaattatagttacaaatacatacatacatacaattttataataaaccaatTTGAAGGTGattcgataaatataatactcgaTGTACAATATTGCTTATcttcatattgttattgtctAAAATGTCATTAATACGTTTGTcgatattgtgtattatgtaatataaaatgtttgattataactacatttaatatatctacattccatacttatttttaaattttcggaAGAGTGAGCACAGTTAATTTAGGTTCTACTGTAGTAATATTTTGCTagctataacttaaaaatgaattaaaatatcaataaaagtctATGAGATgctctagataatatttttacctttaaatttaataataaaaaaatagactgtcatattaaagctaataatataaaatggatGGATTTTTCTGAATTCAAATATGATTTGTCCTACATAAGACAGAAACAACACATATGTGTGAGCTAAGGACATtcaccaaaataatattattatcataacttataagtaaccacatgttttaattatttatgaacagATGGCTTCACAATGAAAATCTTTTTTCGGTTGCACAAAAAAAATGGGTTTATATATATGACAATCAAGGTGTAGAAGTACATTGCTTGAAGAATTTAAACAATGTTCTACACCAGGAATTTCTTCCATATCATTTTCTTTTAAGTACTGCTGTAAGTCTTACATTACTTGcacaataactatttaatattataatcataatagatttaatttccatttatattttatagagtgAAGAAGGATTTTTATCCTGGTTAGATGTATCAatgggaaaaataataacacaatttaatGCGAAAATGGGTCGATTGAGTCTCATGACTCAAAATCCAAATAATGCATTGATCTGTTTAGGACATACAAAaggtaatttttaacttttttttaactgaataacattaaataatatctaaccttgtttaattttaggtGTTGTTTCAATGTGGAGTCCTAATCTTCGGGAACCTGTCGCTAAAATACTTTGTCATGGAAACATGATTACATCACTTGCTATAAATTCTAACGGAATGTAAAAATAGCCTGATTATATTTCACTacagttatttatagtttgaaattaattttatcgataTAGGTATATGGCCACATCTGGAATGGATAGGAGTATTAAAGTTTGGGATATACGCAGATTAAAAGGACCATTACAAGATTACAAAGTTAGGACTAGTCCAAGAAGTATGGTATTCAGTCAAACTGGATGTTTAGCAGTAGCTATCAATAATGTTGTTGATGTAAGTATGATACTCTTTTAACTATTTTgacattcataaaaattgaattgataATCTTATAATCTAGGTATATGAAGAATGTTGTTCTAAGACTATACAGCACGCTTATCTCAGACATAATATCGCtagaacaataaataatttagcttTTTGTCCATTTGAAGATGTCCTTGGAGTCGGACATGATAATGGTTTTTCAAGCTTATTAGTACCAGgttagaattatttataaggatTAAATAGCTTCCATGCTTATTGAACACATAACTAAgtgtatgttattaatttttaacaattaataataaggatCTGGTGAACCTAATTTTGATGCATTGGAGAGGAATCCATTCCAAACAAAGAAGCAGCGTAAAGAAGCTGAAGTGAAAATGCTTTTAGAAAAGGTAGAGTTGTGACTTAAATTcttcattttgaattttgttaaaattatattacttttactgTAGATCCCAGCTGAAATGATAACATTAGAATCTACTGTAGATGAAGTTGACATAGATACGTTCCAGACTAAACTAACAGCTAGAAATTTACTACAAGTAAGTACAACTATTAACCATtagaataaaagtta
This sequence is a window from Rhopalosiphum maidis isolate BTI-1 chromosome 1, ASM367621v3, whole genome shotgun sequence. Protein-coding genes within it:
- the LOC113551761 gene encoding proteasome assembly chaperone 3-like; translated protein: MNFKTVAALLDGVHTDFVVSVFEDTIFIAVTQNSKLGTLYLVKPDCYSSEDQGYDIKVLFGRDDDTQTSNIVSLMRGLNVDCKTIISLMINNNNFRTLRAIQQVLSYLM
- the LOC113548416 gene encoding WD repeat-containing protein 46; the encoded protein is MGKVHQSRIINETKNKLAAKISEAANVLLPENSGYIIAEPGEKTTKITQTQLSNSVDVTSAKKHFDLQLDFGPYDIDYSLNGRQLLIGGRKGHVAAMDWITKHLMCEINVMEEVYDVKWLHNENLFSVAQKKWVYIYDNQGVEVHCLKNLNNVLHQEFLPYHFLLSTASEEGFLSWLDVSMGKIITQFNAKMGRLSLMTQNPNNALICLGHTKGVVSMWSPNLREPVAKILCHGNMITSLAINSNGMYMATSGMDRSIKVWDIRRLKGPLQDYKVRTSPRSMVFSQTGCLAVAINNVVDVYEECCSKTIQHAYLRHNIARTINNLAFCPFEDVLGVGHDNGFSSLLVPGSGEPNFDALERNPFQTKKQRKEAEVKMLLEKIPAEMITLESTVDEVDIDTFQTKLTARNLLQTVKPLKVNIKVRNKIKKKTLANPSKIKEKILEEKTKEFVRALNARPKDEIDDGKSTLSKRFGVLDRFQNKRNKKK